One Etheostoma cragini isolate CJK2018 chromosome 6, CSU_Ecrag_1.0, whole genome shotgun sequence DNA window includes the following coding sequences:
- the arid1aa gene encoding AT-rich interactive domain-containing protein 1A isoform X7 — protein sequence MAAQVASAATLNTSPPSELKKPDRDNKEDSVPGEKQSDKKLPGLDSDSPGRGDLQDGADGRNAGGGGEPEMKNGNGNPPRANNNNQNDSVGPEGNNHPGLVHHHGTAFPPPSYGYSQHYGRAPFHQHGGQQSPGMAAAAGPVVQSSNMMDPYQPNSHEHGFSNHQFNNYNPFPNRTPYPGQAYAMNSPRSTQAPTAGGQPANVKQQPPAGGPTAMAGSYSNQRYNIGNPQPTSTPTLNKLLTSPSATRGYPNYPSNDYSSQEGANKGPADMGSSGLYGGSNPGWQQRSHHPSPMSPGSAGQPLVRNQPPGPIDPMAKMRGQPYGAGSPYNQQAPQGPPTGPQQGPGYPGQGYGPPGPQRFPVGMQGRTPGSMGSMSYGPQMGSYGQQGPGGYGSQSQAPYYGQPGQAPHPSQQQTPYSQPTSVQPGGQTPYPGQTHPPPTSAPHNQGTQPYQQPHMPPQSQGQLPGPSQGPPQSQPPYSQTSAPQSGQSLYAQQQGPPNQAPQPPSSQEPTGPQGQSNYPGSTQGPQQPPSQQQQAQSQPPQQPPGHSQHPQGQTTAYPQNPQQPQQQQAQQSPYQRFPPPQQQEVSQDSFQSSAPPSTQPKTGPEDSQGRPSSLPDLSGSIDDLPTGAEGALSPGVSTSGVSSSQGEQSNQAQSPFSPHTSPHLPGLRGPSPSPAGSPASASTPRTGPLSPANMPVTQMPPRPSSVQSDGSLHPAMSQSPMAQDRGFMQRNPQMTYGSPQSASALSPRQSSGGQMHPGMGPYQQNNSMGGYGQQGGQYGPQGYPRQPGYSNMPNANYTGPGIGPINSMAGQGAGPPYSGMPPGRMPPNQMGARPYGPNMGPNMGPNMGPNIPPNMGNMPPQVGSGMCPPPGMNRKPQDPTAMQHPATNSMHNRMPGYPNMSPGMIGSGPPYGPPMNNMPGMMNTQGGSPYPMGPNMANNSSGMAPSPEVNNKMNNKVDGSGTPKPEPKSKKSNSSTTTNEKITRLYELGPEPDRKMWVDRYLAFIEEKAMGMTNLPAVGRKPLDLFRLYMSVKEIGSMAQVSKNKKWRDLATSLNVGTSSSAASSLKKQYIQCLYAFECKIERGEDPPPEIFTDNKKNQAAKVQPPSPAGSGSLQGPQTPQSNSSSMAEGGDLKPPTPASTPHTQMPPMPPGPRSSVNLQDPFSEVSDPAFPRKNMTPNSAYQAGMNTPDMQGRMGTYEPNKDPFGNMRKVGEHFLPANQGPNSGVGDQQQQQQPPQQQQPPFNRGPPGAIGTMPMGPRQQFPYGPGYDRRSEQGMGPEGNMGPGAPQPNPMIPANADTGMYSPNRFPPQQPRHDSYGNQYPGQGTPPTGSYPNQQPGMYPQQQQSYKRPVEGGYPPSKRHETEYSGPFHGGQQPPPQQQPGGTSAPSSGQQEYNQYSGNGPYPGSDRRPPGPGNQFPFPFGRERMPVATGPNAQPNMPPQMMQSGPEGPQGGMWQGPRDINYQSYPSRQGGPGGPPQGPGYPGMNRSEEMMSSEQRMNHDGQWGGQMGPRQPPYGPAGPGQPMPRSVQPNYQPLQGVQNHIPQVSSPASMPRPMDSRTSPSKSPYIHGVMKMQKAGPPVPASHIVPPPVQSPLIRRDMPFPPGSIEASHPVLKPRRRLTVKDIGTPEAWRVMMSLKSGLLAESTWALDTINILLYDDNSISTFDLNTLPGLLELVVEYFRRCLIEIFGILREYEVGDPGQRTLLDPDALKQDLDSAEEEEQRAEDMEQEEVDDEDEEERETEGPARVKEEEEEEEDQCSESRGRDEKTEDEERKSKGSSSEQTGSSQSLAASERPKQASKFDKFPLKVVRKKDPFATSKLNNHGKLQEFDSGLLHWSAGGGDSTDHIQTHFEPRKDFLEPRERVSVPSNLLRQRVPEEVSLENCLPSEEEKSKSPDEEERPKETASPEKASSSHSSEEERKTDLETMTVEKVAKIHQENSRPIPFPGSVLTQQAQQNGTILEDEPHSKDEGPLVALANWQDSLARRCICVSNIIRSLSFVPGNDHEMSKHPGLLLLLGRLILLHHRHPERKQAPLTYEKDEDSDEGMGQRDEWWWDCLELLRENTLVTLANISGQLDLSIYPESICLPLLDGLLHWAVCPSAEAQDPFPTLGPHSALSPQRLVLETLSKLSIQDNNVDLILATPPFSRLEKLYGNLVRLIGDRKVAVCREMAVVLLANLAQGDAVAARAIAVQKGSVGNLLGFLEDSLAATQLQQSQSSLLHLQGMHFEPTSPDMMRRAARALYALAKVEENHSEFTLQESRLLDLSVSPLMNSLVSHVICDVLFLIGQS from the exons ATGGCCGCTCAGGTCGCCAGCGCCGCAACTCTTAACACTAGCCCGCCTTCGGAACTAAAAAAACCGGATCGAGACAACAAGGAGGATTCGGTACCGGGGGAGAAGCAGTCAGACAAAAAGCTGCCGGGCTTGGACAGCGATTCGCCGGGCCGGGGAGATCTGCAGGACGGGGCCGACGGTAGAAAtgcagggggaggaggggaacCTGAGATGAAGAACGGGAATGGGAACCCGCCCAGGGCTAACAATAATAACCAGAATGACTCTGTCGGACCGGAGGGAAATAACCACCCCGGGTTGGTGCATCATCACGGCACGGCGTTTCCTCCACCTTCGTACGGATATAGTCAGCACTACGGTCGGGCCCCTTTTCATCAACATGGCGGACAACAAAGCCCTGGCATGGCAGCTGCTGCGGGTCCGGTCGTTCAGTCGAGCAACATGATGGACCCATATCAACCTAATTCACACGAACATGGCTTTTCAAACCACCAGTTTAACAATTACAACCCATTCCCTAACAGGACTCCATATCCCGGCCAAGCATACGCCATGAACTCCCCTCGCAGTACCCAGGCGCCGACAGCTGGGGGGCAGCCAGCTAATGTTAAGCAGCAGCCACCAGCGGGAGGACCCACGGCGATGGCTGGATCCTACAGTAACCAGAGATATAACATTGGAAACCCACAACCTACATCCACACCGACACTCAACAAGCTCCTAACCTCCCCCAGCGCAACGCGGGGATATCCAAACTATCCGTCTAACGACTACAGTAGCCAAGAAGGAGCTAATAAGGGACCAGCAGACATGGGCAGTAGCGGTCTGTATGGAGGGAGCAATCCGGGTTGGCAACAAAGAAGCCATCACCCGTCGCCTATGAGCCCGGGAAGTGCCGGGCAGCCACTAGTTAGAAACCAG CCACCTGGTCCTATTGACCCAATGGCAAAAATGAGAGGTCAACCATACGGAGCAGGCAGTCCATACAATCAGCAGGCGCCGCAGGGGCCTCCCACAGGTCCACAACAGGGGCCCGGTTACCCTGGCCAGGGTTATGGCCCCCCAGGTCCTCAGCGATTCCCAGTGGGAATGCAAGGACGTACCCCTGGAAGCATGGGTAGCATGTCGTATGGTCCACAG ATGGGATCTTATGGACAACAGGGACCAGGAGGCTATGGCTCTCAGAGCCAGGCACCTTATTACGGCCAGCCCGGCCAGGCTCCTCACCCAAGCCAGCAGCAAACCCCCTACTCCCAGCCCACATCGGTGCAACCGGGTGGCCAGACACCTTACCCAGGGCAAACCCACCCTCCGCCGACGTCTGCTCCACACAACCAGGGAACACAACCCTATCAGCAGCCTCACATGCCCCCACAGTCCCAGGGGCAATTGCCAGGCCCATCCCAAGGGCCGCCACAGTCTCAGCCCCCTTATTCCCAAACCTCTGCCCCACAATCTGGCCAGTCTCTCTACGCCCAGCAGCAGGGACCTCCCAATCAGGCCCCACAGCCGCCAAGTTCCCAGGAACCCACTGGACCACAGGGCCAGTCAAACTATCCTGGATCCACACAGGGGCCTCAGCAGCCCCCCTCGCAGCAACAGCAGGCACAGTCTCAGCCTCCACAGCAGCCACCGGGACACAGCCAACACCCACAGGGCCAGACTACAGCATACCCGCAGAACCCTCAGCAGCCGCAACAGCAGCAAGCACAACAGTCACCTTATCAGCGCTTTCCTCCTCCACAACAGCAG GAGGTATCGCAGGACTCATTTCAATCCAGCGCCCCTCCATCCACCCAGCCTAAAACTGGCCCAGAGGACAGTCAAGGCCGCCCCTCCAGCCTTCCG GATCTGTCAGGGTCCATCGATGACCTGCCTACAGGTGCTGAAGGTGCCCTGAGTCCTGGTGTGAGCACGTCAGGTGTGTCAAGCAGCCAGGGTGAGCAGAGTAACCAGGCTCAGTCGCCCTTCTCTCCTCACACGTCTCCCCACCTGCCAGGCCTCCGGGGGCCTTCACCTTCGCCAGCTGGCTCCCCTGCCAGCGCTAGCACACCCCGCACAGGACCGCTGTCACCCGCCAACATGCCAG TGACCCAGATGCCCCCCAGGCCATCAAGTGTGCAGTCAGATGGGAGTCTACACCCTGCAATGAGCCAGTCTCCTATGGCCCAGGACAGAG GGTTTATGCAGAGAAACCCTCAGATGACTTATGGCTCCCCCCAGTCAGCCTCTGCACTGTCGCCACGCCAGTCTTCAGGGGGACAGATGCATCCTGGGATGGGCCCATATCAGCAGAACAACTCCATGGGTGGCTATGGACAACAGGGAGGACAATATGGCCCCCAAG GTTATCCCCGTCAACCGGGCTATAGCAACATGCCCAACGCAAACTACACTGGGCCAGGCATAGGCCCAATAAACTCCATGGCAGGACAGGGTGCGGGGCCGCCGTATTCTGGCATGCCCCCAGGAAGGATGCCTCCTAATCAAATGGGGGCACGTCCCTACGGCCCCAATATGGGTCCAAATATGGGGCCCAACATGGGTCCAAACATCCCTCCTAACATGGGCAACATGCCGCCCCAGGTAGGCTCAGGAATGTGTCCTCCTCCAGGCATGAACAGAAAGCCCCAGGACCCCACAGCCATGCAGCACCCTGCCACCAACTCCATGCACAACAG GATGCCTGGTTACCCCAACATGTCTCCAGGCATGATAGGCTCCGGCCCACCCTATGGCCCTCCCATGAACAACATGCCTGGAATGATGAACACTCAAGGTGGATCACCTTATCCTATGGGGCCAAACATGGCCAATAACTCAAGTG GTATGGCCCCCAGTCCAGAAGTGAACAATAAGATGAACAACAAAGTAGATGGTAGTGGAACGCCCAAGCCAGAGCCCAAATCTAAG AAGTCCAACTCTTCCACGACAACCAATGAAAAGATAACCCGTCTGTACGAGTTAGGACCAGAGCCAGACAGAAAGATGTGGGTGGACCGTTATTTGGCCTTCATTGAGGAGAAAGCCATGGGCATGACCAACCTGCCCGCTGTAGGACGCAAACCCCTCGACCTCTTCCGTCTGTATATGTCAGTCAAAGAGATCGGCAGCATGGCACAG GTTAGTAAGAATAAGAAATGGCGTGATCTGGCCACTTCCCTGAATGTGGGCACATCCAGCAGTGCTGCCAGTTCTTTGAAGAAACAGTACATCCAGTGTCTGTACGCCTTTGAGTGCAAAATTGAGCGTGGTGAGGACCCTCCTCCTGAGATTTttacagacaacaaaaagaacCAAGCTGCTAAGGTCCAGCCACCCTCTCCAG CTGGGTCAGGCTCTCTGCAGGGTCCTCAGACACCCCAGTCCAACAGCAGCTCCATGGCTGAAGGGGGGGACCTGAAACCTCCCACTCCAGCCTCCACTCCTCATACCCAGATGCCCCCCATGCCACCAGGGCCCAG GAGCAGCGTTAACCTGCAGGACCCCTTCTCTGAAGTAAGTGACCCTGCTTTCCCCAGGAAGAACATGACGCCCAACTCTGCCTATCAGGCTGGCATGAACACACCAGACATGCAAGGGCGCATGGGCACCTACGAACCCAACAAGGATCCCTTTGGTAACATGCGGAAAG TCGGAGAGCACTTTCTACCTGCTAACCAGGGCCCGAACAGCGGGGTGGGtgaccaacagcagcagcagcaaccgccacagcagcagcagcctccgTTCAACAGAGGACCGCCTGGGGCCATTGGCACAATGCCAATGGGGCCCAGACAGCAGTTTCCCTATGGACCAGGCTACGACCGGAG ATCGGAGCAAGGAATGGGCCCAGAGGGCAACATGGGACCCGGTGCTCCTCAGCCAAACCCTATGATACCTGCCAATGCCGACACTGGGATGTATTCGCCAAATCGCTTCCCACCACAGCAGCCACG GCATGATTCCTATGGTAATCAGTACCCTGGACAGGGAACGCCCCCTACAGGCTCCTATCCCAATCAGCAGCCTGGAATGtacccacaacaacaacag AGTTACAAGCGTCCTGTGGAAGGGGGTTATCCTCCATCAAAACGCCATGAGACGGAGTACAGTGGTCCCTTCCATGGTGGACAACAACCACCACCGCAGCAACAGCCGGGAGGTACCTCTGCACCCTCTTCAGGACAGCAGGAGTACAATCAGTACAGCGGCAATGGACCCTACCCCGGCTCTGATCGCCGTCCACCTGGCCCAGGCAATCagtttccctttccctttggTCGTGAACGTATGCCGGTAGCGACGGGGCCCAACGCTCAGCCCAACATGCCCCCTCAGATGATGCAGTCAGGACCTGAGGGACCTCAGGGAGGTATGTGGCAGGGACCGCGAGACATAAACTATCAGAGCTACCCCAGCCGACAGGGTGGCCCTGGGGGCCCACCCCAGGGACCCGGCTACCCTGGCATGAACCGCTCTGAGGAGATGATGTCATCAGAACAGCGCATGAATCATGATGGACAGTGGGGGGGTCAGATGGGCCCGCGGCAGCCTCCTTATGGTCCAGCAGGGCCTGGCCAACCTATGCCTCGGTCAGTACAGCCCAACTACCAGCCCCTTCAGGGTGTGCAGAACCACATTCCACAGGTGTCCAGCCCGGCCTCCATGCCCCGCCCCATGGATAGCAGGACATCACCTAGTAAATCTCCCTATATACACGGAGTAATGAAGATGCAAAAGGCTGGCCCTCCAGTGCCTGCGTCTCACATTGTGCCCCCTCCGGTGCAGTCGCCTCTAATAAGACGAGACATGCCTTTTCCCCCGGGCTCTATAGAAGCGTCACATCCTGTCCTGAAACCACGTCGGAGACTCACAGTGAAAGATATTG GTACCCCTGAGGCCTGGAGAGTTATGATGTCATTAAAGTCTGGTTTATTGGCTGAGAGTACGTGGGCCTTAGATACCATCAACATTCTCCTGTATGATGACAACAGTATTTCCACCTTTGATCTCAACACG TTGCCTGGCCTACTAGAGTTGGTGGTTGAGTATTTCAGACGCTGTCTCATTGAAATCTTTGGTATTCTTCGGGAGTATGAGGTGGGAGACCCTGGCCAGAGGACACTGCTAGATCCTGATGCCTTGAAACAAGACTTGGACagtgcagaagaagaggaacaGCGGGCTGAGGACATGGAACAAGAAGAAGTAGATGACGAAGATGAGGAGGAAAGGGAAACTGAGGGGCCAGCTCgtgtgaaggaggaggaggaggaggaggaggatcagTGCTCTGAGTCTCGGGGTCGAGATGAGAAAACAGAAGATGAGGAGAGGAAGAGCAAGGGGTCTTCATCTGAACAGACGGGCTCATCGCAATCCTTAGCTGCCAGTGAGAGACCCAAACAGGCCAGCAAGTTTGACAAGTTTCCTCTAAAGGTGGTACGGAAGAAAGATCCATTTGCAACTAGCAAGTTAAATAATCATGGCAAACTGCAAGAGTTTGACAGTGGGTTACTTCATTGGAGCGCTGGAGGCGGAGACTCAACAGACCACATCCAGACTCACTTTGAACCACGCAAAGACTTCTTGGAACCACGAGAACGGGTATCTGTGCCCTCAAATTTGTTGAGGCAACGAGTCCCAGAAGAAGTGTCACTGGAAAATTGTTTGCCATCTGAGGAGGAGAAAAGCAAGAGTCCAGATGAAGAAGAGAGGCCAAAGGAGACAGCTTCCCCAGAGAAGGCCAGCTCCTCACACAgcagtgaggaggagaggaaaacagatTTGGAGACAATGACAGTTGAGAAAGTTGCCAAAATTCACCAGGAGAATAGTAGACCTATTCCTTTTCCCGGCAGTGTTTTAACCCAGCAGGCACAGCAGAATGGCACCATCCTGGAGGATGAGCCTCACAGTAAAGATGAGGGGCCACTCGTTGCACTGGCTAACTGGCAGGATTCTTTAGCCCGTCGCTGCATTTGTGTCTCCAATATAATCCGCAGCCTCTCCTTTGTGCCAGGCAATGACCACGAGATGTCCAAACATCCAGGGCTACTGCTACTACTAGGACGCCTGATCCTGCTCCACCACAGGCACCCTGAGCGCAAGCAAGCTCCGCTCACCTACGAGAAAGATGAGGACTCGGACGAGGGAATGGGCCAAAGGGATGAATGGTGGTGGGACTGCTTGGAGCTCCTGAGGGAGAACACACTGGTCACTTTGGCAAACATCTCAGGCCAACTGGACCTCTCCATTTACCCAGAGAGCATCTGCTTGCCTCTGTTGGATGGTCTTCTCCACTGGGCTGTCTGCCCATCAGCAGAGGCCCAGGACCCCTTCCCCACCCTCGGCCCCCACAGTGCTTTGTCACCTCAGAGACTGGTCCTGGAGACGCTAAGTAAGCTAAGCATTCAAGATAACAATGTGGACCTCATCTTGGCCACTCCGCCATTCAGTCGGTTGGAGAAGCTATATGGGAACCTTGTGCGGCTAATCGGAGACAGGAAGGTTGCGGTCTGCAGGGAGATGGCCGTGGTCCTGCTGGCCAACCTGGCCCAGGGTGATGCTGTGGCAGCCAGAGCAATCGCTGTTCAGAAAGGCAGTGTGGGCAACCTGCTGGGCTTCCTAGAAGACAGTCTGGCTGCCACACAGCTTCAGCAGAGCCAGAGCTCTCTACTACACCTACAGGGGATGCACTTCGAGCCCACAAGCCCGGACATGATGCGGCGAGCGGCCCGGGCTCTGTACGCCTTAGCCAAGGTGGAGGAGAACCACTCAGAGTTCACACTACAAGAGTCCCGACTCCTCGACCTTTCAGTGTCTCCCCTAATGAACTCACTGGTTTCTCATGTTATCTGTGATGTACTCTTTTTGATTGGCCAGTCATGA